A genomic window from Canis aureus isolate CA01 chromosome 2, VMU_Caureus_v.1.0, whole genome shotgun sequence includes:
- the TLR6 gene encoding toll-like receptor 6 isoform X1 has translation MIKDKDSITGSFHFVYIVTLIVGTIIQFSDESEFTVDMSNMNLTHVPEDLPPKTKILDMSQNNISELHLSDMSYLSGLKILRISHNRIWWLDFSIFKFNQDLEYLDLSYNQLRNMSCHLIRSLKHLDLSFNDFHVLPICKEFGNLTQLQFLGLSATKLRQLDLLPIAHLHLSYILLDLQGYYAKESEKGSLQILDTKTLHLVFHPNQLFSVQANMLVNNLGCLQLTNIKLNNDNCQVLIQFLSELTRGPTLLNFTLQHVKTTWKCLVRIFKFLWPKPVQYLNIYNLTIVESINKEYIHYPKTALKALKIEHVKNEVFLFSQTALYTIFSEMNIMMLTISDTPFIHMLCPPPSNTFKFLNFTQNVFTDSVFQSCSHLVRLETLILRKNKLKDLYKVGLMTKHMTSLEILDVSVNSLEYDRYDGNCTWVGSIVVLNLSSNILTDSVFRCLPPKVKVLDLHDNRIRSIPKPIMKLEDLQELNVASNSLAHFPDCGTFNRLSVLIIDSNSISNPSADFLQSCHNIRSMSAGNNPFQCTCELREFVQSLGQVASKVVEGWPDSYKCDSPENYKGTLLKDFHVSPLSCNTTLLLVTIGVAVLVFTVTVTALCIYFDLPWYLRMVFQWTQTRRRARNTPLEELQRTIQFHAFISYSERDSAWVKNELVPCLEKEELRICLHERNFIPGKSIVENIINCIEKSYKSIFVLSPNFVQSEWCHYELYFAHHNLFHEGSNNLILILLEPIPQNCIPSKYHKLRALMTQRTYLEWPKEKSKHGLFWANIRAAFNMKLTLIAENNNAEAS, from the coding sequence ATGATCAAAGACAAAGACTCTATCACTGGAAGCTTCCATTTTGTGTACATTGTGACCTTAATAGTTGGAACCATAATCCAATTCTCTGATGAAAGTGAATTTACAGTAGACATGTCAAATATGAACCTTACTCATGTCCCAGAAGACCTGCCACCAAAAACCAAAATCTTAGATATGTCTCAGAACAATATATCTGAGCTTCACCTCTCTGACATGAGCTATCTCTCAGGACTAAAAATATTGAGAATTTCTCATAATAGAATCTGGTGGCTTGATTTTAGCATTTTCAAGTTCAACCAGGATTTGGAATATTTGGATTTATCTTACAATCAGTTACGGAACATGTCCTGCCATCTTATCAGGAGTCTCAAGCATTTAGACCTCTCATTCAATGACTTTCATGTCCTGCCCATCTGTAAGGAATTTGGCAACTTGACACAACTACAATTCTTAGGTTTAAGTGCTACAAAGTTACGGCAATTAGATCTGCTACCAATTGCTCATTTGCATCTAAGTTATATCCTTCTGGATTTACAAGGTTATTAtgcaaaagaaagtgaaaaaggaagTCTTCAAATTCTAGATACAAAAACACTTCATCTTGTTTTTCATCCAAATCAGTTATTCTCTGTCCAAGCAAACATGTTAGTTAATAATTTAGGGTGCTTACAACTGACTAATATTAAGTTGAATAATGACAACTGTCaagttttaattcaatttttatcaGAACTCACCAGAGGtccaactttactgaattttacTCTCCAACATGTGAAAACAACTTGGAAATGCTtggttagaatttttaaatttctttggcCCAAACCTGTACAATAtctcaatatttataatttaacaaTAGTTGAAAGCATTAATAAGGAATATATTCATTATCCTAAAACAGCACTGAAAGCATTGAAAATAGAGCatgttaaaaatgaagtttttcttttttcacagacAGCGTTATACACAATTTTTTCTGAGATGAACATTATGATGTTAACCATATCAGACACACCTTTTATACACATGCTTTGTCCTCCACCATCAAACACATTTAAGTTTTTGAACTTTACCCAGAATGTTTTCACAGATAGTGTTTTTCAAAGTTGTTCCCACCTAGTTAGATTGGAAACACTTATCTTACGAAAGAATAAATTGAAAGACCTTTACAAAGTAGGTCTCATGACGAAGCATATGACATCTTTGGAAATATTGGATGTTAGTGTGAATTCTTTGGAATATGATAGATATGATGGAAATTGCACTTGGGTTGGGAGTATAGTGGTGTTAAATTTGTCTTCAAATATACTTACTGACTCTGTTTTCAGATGTTTACCTCCCAAGGTCAAGGTGCTTGATCTTCACGATAACAGAATAAGGAGCATTCCTAAACCAATCATGAAGCTAGAAGATTTGCAAGAACTCAATGTTGCTTCCAATTCTTTAGCCCACTTTCCTGACTGTGGTACTTTTAATAGGCTTTCTGTACTGATCATTGACTCTAATTCAATTTCCAATCCATCAGCTGATTTCCTCCAGAGCTGCCATAACATTAGGTCCATGAGCGCAGGGAATAATCCATTCCAATGTACATGTGAGCTGAGAGAATTTGTCCAAAGTCTAGGCCAGGTAGCAAGCAAAGTAGTAGAGGGTTGGCCTGATTCTTATAAGTGTGACTCTCCAGAAAACTATAAGGGAACCCTACTGAAGGACTTTCACGTGTCTCCGTTATCCTGCAACACAACTCTGCTGCTTGTCACCATTGGGGTCGCTGTGCTAGTGTTCACTGTTACTGTGACTGCGCTCTGTATCTACTTTGATCTGCCCTGGTATCTTAGGATGGTGTTTCAGTGGACCCAGACCCGGCGCAGGGCAAGAAACACACCCTTAGAAGAACTCCAAAGAACCATCCAGTTCCATGCTTTTATTTCATACAGTGAACGTGATTCTGCCTGGGTGAAGAATGAACTGGTACCCtgcctagaaaaagaagaattaaggATTTGTCTCCATGAGAGAAACTTTATTCCTGGCAAGAGCATTGTGGAAAATATCATAAACTGCATTGAGAAAAGTTACAAGTCCATCTTTGTTCTGTCTCCCAACTTTGTTCAGAGTGAGTGGTGCCATTATGAACTGTACTTTGCCCACCACAATCTCTTTCATGAAGGATCTAATAACTTAATCTTGATCTTGCTGGAACCCATTCCACAGAACTGCATTCCCAGCAAGTATCACAAGCTGAGGGCTCTCATGACGCAGCGGACTTACTTGGAATGGCCCAAGGAGAAGAGCAAACATGGACTTTTTTGGGCTAATATTAGAGCTGCTTTTAATATGAAGTTAACACTAATTGCTGAAAACAATAACGCAGAAGCttcttaa
- the TLR6 gene encoding toll-like receptor 6 isoform X2 — MKLEDLQELNVASNSLAHFPDCGTFNRLSVLIIDSNSISNPSADFLQSCHNIRSMSAGNNPFQCTCELREFVQSLGQVASKVVEGWPDSYKCDSPENYKGTLLKDFHVSPLSCNTTLLLVTIGVAVLVFTVTVTALCIYFDLPWYLRMVFQWTQTRRRARNTPLEELQRTIQFHAFISYSERDSAWVKNELVPCLEKEELRICLHERNFIPGKSIVENIINCIEKSYKSIFVLSPNFVQSEWCHYELYFAHHNLFHEGSNNLILILLEPIPQNCIPSKYHKLRALMTQRTYLEWPKEKSKHGLFWANIRAAFNMKLTLIAENNNAEAS, encoded by the coding sequence ATGAAGCTAGAAGATTTGCAAGAACTCAATGTTGCTTCCAATTCTTTAGCCCACTTTCCTGACTGTGGTACTTTTAATAGGCTTTCTGTACTGATCATTGACTCTAATTCAATTTCCAATCCATCAGCTGATTTCCTCCAGAGCTGCCATAACATTAGGTCCATGAGCGCAGGGAATAATCCATTCCAATGTACATGTGAGCTGAGAGAATTTGTCCAAAGTCTAGGCCAGGTAGCAAGCAAAGTAGTAGAGGGTTGGCCTGATTCTTATAAGTGTGACTCTCCAGAAAACTATAAGGGAACCCTACTGAAGGACTTTCACGTGTCTCCGTTATCCTGCAACACAACTCTGCTGCTTGTCACCATTGGGGTCGCTGTGCTAGTGTTCACTGTTACTGTGACTGCGCTCTGTATCTACTTTGATCTGCCCTGGTATCTTAGGATGGTGTTTCAGTGGACCCAGACCCGGCGCAGGGCAAGAAACACACCCTTAGAAGAACTCCAAAGAACCATCCAGTTCCATGCTTTTATTTCATACAGTGAACGTGATTCTGCCTGGGTGAAGAATGAACTGGTACCCtgcctagaaaaagaagaattaaggATTTGTCTCCATGAGAGAAACTTTATTCCTGGCAAGAGCATTGTGGAAAATATCATAAACTGCATTGAGAAAAGTTACAAGTCCATCTTTGTTCTGTCTCCCAACTTTGTTCAGAGTGAGTGGTGCCATTATGAACTGTACTTTGCCCACCACAATCTCTTTCATGAAGGATCTAATAACTTAATCTTGATCTTGCTGGAACCCATTCCACAGAACTGCATTCCCAGCAAGTATCACAAGCTGAGGGCTCTCATGACGCAGCGGACTTACTTGGAATGGCCCAAGGAGAAGAGCAAACATGGACTTTTTTGGGCTAATATTAGAGCTGCTTTTAATATGAAGTTAACACTAATTGCTGAAAACAATAACGCAGAAGCttcttaa